From the genome of Rhodobacteraceae bacterium Araon29, one region includes:
- a CDS encoding NUDIX domain-containing protein: MTVVHKAVAAVVRDYGRGSELLVFRHPFAGVQLPKGTVETKEAYAAAALRELHEESGLYLTLKPQPIGVWHRRMGAGANKDRHLEKHIWHIFALEVRHPLPDHWSHTAVGSPAEEGLVFEFFWRPLGPDLHREVHPLFAPTVTKIQNYFSAQMAAFGT, encoded by the coding sequence ATGACGGTGGTTCATAAAGCGGTAGCGGCCGTGGTCCGCGACTATGGTAGAGGTTCTGAACTGTTGGTGTTTCGCCACCCTTTTGCTGGGGTGCAACTTCCCAAAGGAACGGTTGAAACAAAGGAAGCTTATGCGGCGGCGGCACTGCGTGAGCTTCATGAAGAATCTGGGCTGTACCTCACGCTCAAACCGCAGCCGATAGGTGTTTGGCATCGCCGTATGGGTGCTGGCGCCAACAAAGATAGACATTTGGAAAAACATATCTGGCATATTTTTGCACTTGAAGTGCGCCATCCGCTGCCCGATCACTGGAGCCATACCGCCGTGGGAAGCCCGGCGGAAGAAGGCTTGGTTTTTGAATTTTTCTGGCGGCCGCTTGGCCCTGATCTTCACCGTGAAGTGCATCCATTGTTTGCTCCAACAGTGACCAAAATCCAGAATTATTTTAGCGCTCAGATGGCTGCATTCGGGACTTAG
- a CDS encoding helix-turn-helix domain-containing protein yields MLSLPLPIIEFLLCAVFCALVWRVDVGSRLARYFFTAFFGSVALAALMVGLRFGYDFENIIVVQRIIPLFIGPLVYLGFLSLMHAPAQMRIYIAINLGIATTASLLPFLFRELRPAYDFFISFSYSIYCIALLVLWRRGADSLRNAKFDSIRALRLWMLGAASLLGIMVIIDTMIAVRFAHQQLKNALALISNASLISVVILFGGLMFIFFASQEKRALKHPTKTTDDVNEKALEVERLTRDLLEKNQLYLDPNLSLERLAKRLHLPTRSVSEAINQSQGMNVSQYVNRFRLQKAASLLVTTALSVNQILEQSGFLTRSNFYREFERVFRMSPTEYRSHNKR; encoded by the coding sequence TTGTTATCACTGCCTCTGCCGATTATTGAGTTTTTGCTGTGTGCAGTCTTTTGTGCGCTTGTTTGGCGTGTTGATGTGGGAAGCCGTCTTGCACGGTATTTTTTCACTGCTTTTTTTGGTTCAGTTGCACTGGCGGCGTTAATGGTCGGACTGCGATTTGGCTATGATTTTGAAAATATAATCGTGGTGCAGAGGATTATACCACTTTTCATTGGCCCGTTGGTGTATCTTGGGTTTCTGTCATTGATGCATGCGCCAGCGCAGATGAGGATCTATATTGCAATAAATTTAGGCATTGCAACTACGGCATCTCTGTTACCTTTTTTATTCCGTGAACTACGCCCAGCTTATGATTTCTTTATTAGCTTTAGCTATTCGATCTATTGCATTGCCCTTTTAGTGTTGTGGCGCCGGGGTGCGGATAGCCTACGAAATGCAAAATTTGATAGCATTAGGGCGCTTCGGCTATGGATGCTTGGCGCGGCATCCCTTCTTGGAATTATGGTCATTATAGACACTATGATTGCAGTACGGTTCGCGCACCAGCAGCTTAAAAATGCGCTTGCCTTGATTTCCAATGCTTCGTTGATTTCTGTTGTCATCCTTTTCGGTGGGCTCATGTTTATATTTTTTGCAAGCCAAGAAAAACGCGCGTTAAAACACCCTACCAAAACCACAGATGACGTGAATGAGAAGGCGCTTGAGGTTGAGCGCTTAACCCGAGATCTTTTAGAGAAAAACCAGCTTTATCTTGATCCCAATCTTTCGCTTGAACGTTTAGCAAAGCGCCTTCATTTGCCAACGCGCTCTGTTTCTGAGGCGATTAATCAGTCTCAAGGTATGAATGTATCGCAATATGTAAATAGATTCAGGTTGCAAAAGGCTGCATCTCTGTTGGTCACAACCGCTCTAAGTGTAAATCAGATTTTGGAACAATCCGGGTTTTTGACCCGGTCAAATTTTTACCGCGAATTTGAACGGGTTTTTCGAATGTCTCCAACCGAATACCGAAGTCACAATAAAAGATAG
- a CDS encoding 2-hydroxychromene-2-carboxylate isomerase codes for MPTIEYYFSVISPYTYLAGERLSDIAARHSADIIYRPLDVAALFSRTGGLVPKERHISRREYRLQELTRQAKKLALPINLNPAHWPTNQAPASYAFIAAKNNGGGDLGTLVHAMTRACWAEDRNIAEDDVIRDCLTAAGFDPALAAGGLLQGAEEYAANLEAAVNAGAFGAPFYIVDGDQRFWGQDRLDDLDAHLSGAL; via the coding sequence TTGCCAACAATTGAGTATTATTTTTCGGTTATTTCGCCCTACACCTATCTTGCGGGCGAAAGATTAAGCGATATAGCAGCGCGCCACAGTGCCGATATTATCTATCGGCCACTGGATGTGGCGGCGCTGTTTTCACGCACAGGCGGTTTGGTCCCTAAAGAGCGCCACATCAGCCGTCGTGAGTATCGATTGCAAGAACTTACACGTCAGGCAAAAAAACTAGCTCTGCCCATAAATTTGAACCCTGCGCATTGGCCAACCAATCAGGCACCGGCCTCGTATGCCTTTATTGCGGCCAAAAACAATGGCGGTGGTGATCTGGGCACATTGGTTCATGCGATGACCCGTGCCTGCTGGGCCGAAGATCGCAATATCGCCGAAGATGATGTCATCCGCGACTGTCTGACAGCGGCGGGATTTGACCCTGCGCTGGCGGCCGGCGGTTTGTTGCAAGGGGCCGAAGAATATGCCGCCAATCTCGAAGCAGCGGTGAACGCTGGCGCGTTTGGTGCCCCGTTTTATATTGTTGATGGGGACCAACGTTTTTGGGGGCAGGACCGGCTTGACGATCTTGATGCACATTTGTCTGGTGCGCTTTAA
- a CDS encoding aspartate carbamoyltransferase catalytic subunit, with product MGFTDKHLLGIEPLSPAAISEILDLADSYVDLNRRSNKHSDVLAGLTQINMFFENSTRTQASFELAGKRLGADVMNMAMQASSIKKGETLIDTALTLNAMHPDLLVVRHPQSGAVDLLAQKVNCSVLNAGDGRHEHPTQALLDALTIRRAKGRLHRLSIAICGDIAHSRVARSNIILLGKMENRIRLIGPPTLMPSGIAEFGCEVYEDMQQGLQDVDVVMMLRLQRERMDGGFIPSEREYYHRYGLDADKLQVAKDDAIVMHPGPMNRGVEIDGDIADDINRSVIQDQVEMGVAVRMAAMDLLARNRRVHAPEVVV from the coding sequence ATGGGGTTCACCGACAAACACCTTTTGGGCATTGAGCCACTTTCCCCCGCTGCTATTTCCGAAATTCTTGATCTTGCCGACAGCTATGTTGATCTAAACCGGCGCTCGAATAAACATTCGGACGTTTTGGCCGGTCTGACCCAGATCAATATGTTTTTTGAAAACTCAACCCGTACGCAGGCCTCGTTTGAGCTGGCAGGTAAACGGCTGGGCGCCGATGTGATGAATATGGCCATGCAGGCCAGTTCGATCAAAAAGGGCGAAACCCTGATTGATACGGCGCTAACGCTAAACGCAATGCACCCTGATCTTTTGGTTGTGCGGCATCCGCAATCTGGCGCCGTTGATCTGCTGGCGCAAAAGGTCAATTGCAGTGTGTTAAACGCAGGCGACGGACGCCATGAACACCCCACGCAGGCGCTTTTGGATGCGCTGACCATCCGCCGCGCCAAAGGCCGTCTGCATCGGTTGAGCATCGCGATCTGCGGCGATATCGCCCACAGCCGCGTGGCACGGTCCAATATTATCCTGTTGGGCAAAATGGAAAACCGCATCCGCCTGATCGGACCGCCAACGTTGATGCCTTCGGGCATCGCCGAATTTGGCTGCGAGGTCTATGAGGACATGCAACAAGGGCTGCAGGATGTGGATGTGGTAATGATGCTGCGTTTGCAGCGCGAACGGATGGACGGCGGGTTTATCCCCTCTGAGCGCGAATATTACCACCGCTACGGGCTGGATGCAGATAAACTGCAAGTGGCCAAGGATGATGCTATTGTTATGCATCCCGGCCCGATGAACCGCGGCGTTGAAATTGACGGTGATATTGCCGATGACATCAACCGTTCGGTGATTCAGGATCAGGTGGAAATGGGTGTGGCGGTGCGTATGGCGGCAATGGATTTGCTGGCACGCAACCGGCGGGTCCACGCGCCGGAGGTTGTGGTATGA
- a CDS encoding P-II family nitrogen regulator (indirectly regulates nitrogen metabolism; at high nitrogen levels P-II prevents the phosphorylation of NR-I, the transcriptional activator of the glutamine synthetase gene (glnA); at low nitrogen levels P-II is uridylylated to form PII-UMP and interacts with an adenylyltransferase (GlnE) that activates GlnA), whose protein sequence is MKLIIAAIKPFKLEDVREALTEIGVRGMMVSEIKGFGAQSGHTEIYRGAEYAVNFVPKIKLEIVVESASADQVVETIMKTAQTGKIGDGKIFVLDVAQTVRVRTGESGPEAI, encoded by the coding sequence GTGAAATTGATCATTGCAGCCATCAAACCGTTCAAACTCGAAGATGTGCGCGAAGCGCTGACCGAGATTGGTGTTCGGGGGATGATGGTGTCGGAAATAAAAGGTTTTGGTGCCCAATCTGGACATACCGAAATCTATCGCGGGGCGGAATATGCGGTGAATTTTGTTCCCAAAATCAAACTCGAAATTGTGGTTGAGAGCGCATCGGCTGACCAAGTCGTCGAAACCATAATGAAAACTGCTCAAACGGGCAAAATTGGCGATGGCAAGATTTTTGTTCTTGATGTCGCACAGACCGTCAGAGTGCGCACCGGCGAGTCCGGTCCAGAGGCTATCTAA
- a CDS encoding EamA family transporter produces MLALLAIIWGGSFFFVEIALQEVPPLTITLHRVFWAVPVLGLIVRRQGIAFPTSLRVWGAYLIMGALNNAIPFSLIIWAQVYIDSGLAAILNGTTAIFGAVIAGALLSDERLTLYKLWGAVLGLIGVAFIMGPSVLTGFDPRNLAQLAMLGAAVSYSFASVWGKTTLSGQPPLMNAFGMVAASSFLMIPIAVIFDGPPSFSLSLSVWAALLGIAILSTAVAYMLYFATLVRAGAANLMLVTLLIPPFAIVLGAVFLGEQMRPEAWAGFVIIALGFAVTDGRIFKRRSKS; encoded by the coding sequence ATGCTTGCGCTACTGGCAATAATTTGGGGCGGTTCCTTTTTCTTTGTTGAAATTGCCTTGCAAGAGGTTCCGCCGTTGACCATTACTTTGCACCGCGTTTTCTGGGCGGTTCCAGTTCTTGGCCTAATTGTGCGCAGGCAAGGCATTGCGTTTCCAACATCACTGCGGGTTTGGGGCGCTTATCTGATAATGGGCGCGCTCAATAACGCGATCCCTTTTTCATTAATAATTTGGGCGCAAGTGTATATTGACAGTGGTTTGGCCGCAATTCTGAACGGAACCACGGCTATCTTTGGTGCTGTGATCGCCGGAGCGCTGCTTTCAGATGAGCGGTTGACCCTATACAAGCTTTGGGGTGCAGTGCTTGGTCTTATTGGTGTGGCCTTTATTATGGGACCGTCTGTCTTGACCGGTTTTGACCCGCGTAACCTGGCGCAGCTTGCTATGCTGGGTGCAGCTGTCTCTTATTCTTTTGCGAGTGTCTGGGGCAAAACAACGCTTTCTGGCCAGCCACCGCTAATGAATGCATTTGGAATGGTGGCAGCGAGTAGTTTTTTGATGATCCCGATTGCGGTAATTTTTGATGGGCCGCCAAGCTTTTCCCTGTCGTTAAGTGTCTGGGCCGCCCTTTTGGGCATCGCAATCCTGTCAACGGCGGTGGCGTATATGCTTTATTTTGCCACTTTGGTGCGGGCTGGCGCTGCAAACTTAATGCTCGTCACCTTGCTCATACCCCCATTTGCAATTGTCCTTGGCGCAGTCTTTCTGGGCGAGCAGATGCGGCCAGAGGCATGGGCGGGATTTGTAATTATTGCGTTGGGTTTTGCAGTGACAGACGGCCGGATATTCAAACGGCGATCCAAAAGCTAA
- a CDS encoding alpha/beta fold hydrolase, whose protein sequence is MPIENRAGHLTHYTHSEGDGRPVLMLHCTMGNAGAWRGLTEHLGSAQRFIAFDLPGHGKSAPWHEQGDFHTIGTEIAKTFLDQPMDLIGHSYGGTIALRLALELPKMVRSLVLIEPVLINLAFADNPELKALYAQDHQGFEEAWQRGDLETAAREFSRMWGDGRRWEDVPPRAKQTMIDKIGMIKAGEHNVIGDRYGFSKPGRLASVDVPVLLIEGAASHPSAGAVNTALQNRLPQTQRAVIGGAGHMVPITHAAETAQAIDGFWADTI, encoded by the coding sequence ATGCCAATTGAAAACCGCGCTGGGCATTTGACCCACTATACGCACTCGGAAGGGGATGGCAGACCGGTTTTAATGCTGCATTGCACCATGGGCAACGCGGGTGCATGGCGTGGGCTGACGGAACATCTTGGCTCTGCCCAACGTTTTATCGCCTTTGACTTGCCCGGACATGGCAAATCTGCGCCCTGGCACGAGCAAGGTGATTTTCATACTATTGGCACAGAGATTGCAAAAACTTTTCTGGATCAGCCGATGGATTTGATCGGGCACTCGTACGGCGGCACAATTGCACTGAGGCTAGCACTTGAACTGCCAAAAATGGTACGCTCACTGGTACTGATCGAGCCGGTGCTGATCAATCTTGCCTTTGCTGACAATCCAGAGCTTAAAGCTCTTTATGCCCAAGATCATCAAGGGTTCGAAGAGGCTTGGCAGCGCGGTGATCTGGAAACCGCAGCGCGCGAGTTTTCCCGCATGTGGGGTGATGGTCGCCGCTGGGAAGATGTGCCGCCGCGCGCGAAGCAGACGATGATCGATAAAATTGGTATGATCAAAGCGGGCGAGCATAACGTAATCGGAGATCGTTACGGGTTTTCAAAACCTGGCCGGTTGGCCTCTGTTGATGTGCCAGTGCTGTTGATTGAAGGGGCTGCGTCGCACCCTAGTGCAGGGGCCGTAAATACCGCGCTGCAAAATCGATTGCCGCAGACGCAGCGCGCGGTAATTGGTGGCGCGGGCCATATGGTGCCAATCACCCATGCGGCCGAGACCGCACAGGCGATTGATGGGTTTTGGGCAGATACGATCTAG
- the amt gene encoding ammonium transporter translates to MFTKRTFTLAGAMLAVCLPTLGLAQEADVTPLNGEIGFIFTTFMFLVAGFLVFWMAAGFAMLEAGLVRSKNVTMQLTKNIGLFSLASIFYYLIGYNLMYPGDGWSIEGMLGGFSITALEAVGLAGEEPDLTYASVGSDFFFQLMFCAATASIVSGALAERIKLWPFLAFTILLTSVIYPIQASWKWGGGFLDAMGFLDFAGSTVVHSVGGWAALTGAIILGPRIGKYTKEGKTVPIPGSNLTLATLGTFILWLGWFGFNGGSQLYMDTAGNVADISRIFSNTNTAAAGGAVAALILSQLLYKKPDLTMVLNGALAGLVSITAEPLTPSLGAATLIGAVGGVIVVLTVPMLDRFKIDDVVGAIPVHLFAGIWGTIAVVFTNSDASLVTQLYSIIVVGIFVVIASGIVWFVLRSTIGIRVSEDDEVNGLDMSELGMEAYPEFGRG, encoded by the coding sequence ATGTTTACCAAAAGAACATTCACTCTCGCTGGCGCAATGCTGGCAGTTTGCCTTCCGACACTCGGCTTGGCACAAGAGGCTGATGTCACGCCACTTAACGGTGAGATTGGCTTTATTTTCACCACATTCATGTTCCTCGTCGCTGGATTTTTGGTGTTTTGGATGGCGGCAGGCTTCGCCATGCTCGAGGCCGGTCTAGTGCGGTCAAAGAACGTCACCATGCAGCTCACGAAAAATATTGGGCTGTTTTCTCTGGCGTCGATCTTTTACTACCTGATCGGCTATAACCTGATGTATCCTGGAGATGGCTGGAGTATCGAAGGCATGCTTGGTGGCTTTAGCATAACAGCGCTTGAAGCCGTTGGACTGGCCGGCGAAGAGCCTGATCTTACCTACGCATCTGTTGGGTCTGACTTTTTCTTCCAGCTGATGTTTTGTGCGGCAACAGCGTCGATCGTTTCCGGCGCCTTGGCTGAGCGGATCAAGCTCTGGCCATTTTTAGCCTTTACCATTTTGCTCACATCTGTGATCTACCCGATCCAAGCCAGCTGGAAATGGGGCGGCGGCTTCCTTGATGCCATGGGCTTCTTGGATTTTGCTGGATCAACTGTTGTGCACTCAGTTGGTGGCTGGGCTGCGCTGACAGGCGCGATCATCCTTGGCCCACGGATTGGCAAATACACCAAAGAAGGCAAAACCGTCCCGATCCCTGGCTCTAATCTGACGCTAGCAACTTTGGGTACATTTATCCTGTGGCTTGGTTGGTTTGGCTTCAACGGTGGTTCTCAGCTTTATATGGATACTGCGGGCAATGTGGCCGATATCAGCCGGATCTTTAGCAACACCAACACGGCAGCAGCCGGCGGTGCAGTTGCGGCTTTGATCCTATCACAGCTGCTGTACAAGAAGCCTGACCTCACGATGGTTTTGAACGGTGCGTTGGCTGGTCTGGTGTCAATCACGGCTGAGCCGCTGACCCCAAGCCTTGGTGCAGCGACGCTAATTGGCGCCGTGGGTGGTGTTATCGTGGTACTCACAGTGCCAATGCTTGACCGCTTCAAAATCGACGATGTGGTTGGCGCGATCCCAGTACACTTGTTTGCTGGTATCTGGGGCACAATCGCTGTGGTCTTCACCAACTCTGATGCTTCGCTGGTCACCCAGCTTTATTCCATCATTGTGGTTGGTATCTTTGTGGTCATCGCGTCCGGTATTGTCTGGTTCGTGCTGCGCTCAACCATCGGTATCCGCGTCAGCGAAGATGATGAGGTGAACGGCTTGGACATGTCCGAACTGGGTATGGAAGCCTATCCAGAGTTTGGCCGCGGCTAA
- the prs gene encoding ribose-phosphate diphosphokinase → MPTITEPKLISGNANLSLAKAISRRMSLHRGLNVGLVDARVERFNDQEIFVEVYENVRGEDMFIIQSTSNPANDNLMELLIMADALRRSSASRITAVIPYFGYARQDRRSKARTPISAKLVANMLVEAGIERVLTMDLHAAQIQGFFDIPVDNLYASPIFALDIMHQFKGQLDDVMVVSPDVGGVARVRELAKRISAPLSIVDKRREKHGEVAEMTVIGNVEGKKCIIVDDICDTAGTLCKAAEVLLENGASEVHSYITHGVLSGPAVERISKSVMKSLVITDSIEASDPVKAAPNIRIVPTAPMFAQAILNSWNGTSVSSLFETDTLDAIYDGHFFNS, encoded by the coding sequence ATGCCAACTATCACTGAACCGAAGCTAATCTCGGGAAACGCAAACCTGTCTTTAGCCAAAGCTATTTCGCGGCGCATGTCGCTTCATCGCGGCCTTAACGTGGGCTTGGTAGATGCCCGCGTTGAACGGTTCAACGATCAAGAAATCTTTGTCGAGGTTTATGAAAACGTGCGCGGCGAGGATATGTTTATCATCCAGTCCACATCAAATCCTGCCAATGATAACCTGATGGAACTTCTGATTATGGCCGATGCCTTGCGGCGGTCTTCGGCCAGCCGGATCACCGCGGTTATTCCCTATTTTGGATATGCACGGCAGGACCGTAGATCAAAAGCCCGGACCCCAATCAGTGCCAAGCTGGTGGCCAATATGCTGGTTGAGGCCGGCATCGAGCGGGTGCTGACCATGGATTTACACGCAGCACAAATTCAGGGATTTTTCGATATTCCGGTGGACAACCTCTATGCCTCGCCAATTTTCGCTTTGGATATTATGCACCAGTTCAAAGGTCAGCTTGATGATGTGATGGTTGTATCGCCAGACGTGGGCGGTGTAGCCCGCGTACGAGAGTTGGCTAAACGGATCAGCGCACCACTTTCCATCGTGGACAAACGCCGTGAAAAACACGGTGAAGTGGCTGAGATGACCGTGATTGGAAACGTTGAAGGCAAAAAATGTATCATTGTAGATGATATTTGCGACACTGCTGGCACGCTGTGCAAAGCGGCCGAAGTTTTGCTTGAAAACGGTGCCTCGGAAGTTCACTCATACATCACCCACGGGGTCTTATCTGGCCCTGCGGTCGAACGGATTTCAAAATCAGTAATGAAATCACTGGTGATCACCGATTCCATCGAAGCCAGCGATCCAGTGAAAGCCGCACCAAACATTCGCATTGTGCCTACAGCGCCCATGTTTGCCCAGGCAATCTTGAATAGTTGGAACGGCACATCGGTGTCTTCACTGTTTGAAACCGATACACTAGATGCGATTTATGACGGGCATTTCTTTAACTCTTGA
- the plsY gene encoding glycerol-3-phosphate 1-O-acyltransferase PlsY, whose product MILFPDITSDGATLILWAIAGYGLGSIPFGMVLARMMGLGNLRDIGSGSIGATNVLRTGSKTAAALTLLLDGGKGIFAVVLAQMTAGEAAAQIAALFAMLGHCYPVWLRFRGGKGVATLFGVVLALYWPLGVACCAAWLVVAAVRRISSLSALVAVASSLVWCVVYARPDLVALCLAFTALVFWRHRENIARLLAGTEPKIGQKDAQSDESSAG is encoded by the coding sequence ATGATACTTTTTCCCGATATAACCAGCGATGGCGCCACCCTGATCCTATGGGCCATTGCCGGATATGGGCTTGGCTCAATCCCGTTTGGCATGGTACTGGCACGGATGATGGGGCTGGGCAATCTGCGCGATATCGGATCGGGCAGCATTGGTGCCACAAATGTGCTGCGCACGGGCAGTAAAACCGCTGCTGCGCTCACGCTTTTACTAGATGGCGGCAAAGGCATCTTCGCCGTTGTGCTGGCGCAGATGACGGCAGGAGAGGCCGCAGCGCAAATCGCCGCACTTTTTGCCATGCTTGGCCATTGCTATCCGGTCTGGCTTCGGTTTCGCGGCGGCAAAGGCGTGGCGACCTTGTTTGGGGTCGTTTTGGCGCTCTACTGGCCACTGGGCGTGGCCTGCTGCGCCGCTTGGCTGGTGGTGGCCGCCGTGCGGCGTATATCGTCGCTGTCGGCACTGGTCGCGGTGGCCAGCTCGTTGGTTTGGTGCGTCGTCTATGCCCGCCCTGACCTTGTTGCTTTATGTCTCGCCTTCACTGCTTTGGTGTTTTGGCGACATCGCGAAAATATTGCTCGGCTTTTGGCCGGCACCGAGCCCAAGATTGGTCAGAAAGATGCGCAAAGCGATGAGAGCAGCGCAGGCTAA
- a CDS encoding amidohydrolase family protein, with the protein MTKILLTNARLIDPEAGNETDGSLLIKDGVIQAVGSVVDTPPKGAVVIDCGGKVLAPGIIDIGVKVCEPGERHKESFKSAGQAAAAGGVTTVVTRPDTLPAIDTPETLEFTRRRANEAAPVNVLSMAALTKGRDGREMTEIGFLLDAGAVGFTDCDRVITDTKVLVRALSYARSLGALVMGHPQDPGLSKGAAATSGKFASLRGLPAVSPMAERMAIDRDIAMIEMTGVRYHFDQITTGRALPALRRAKDNGLDVTAGTSIHHLTLNEFDVADYRTFFKVKPPLRAEEDRQLIIEAVRDGVIDIICSMHTPQDEESKRLPFEAAASGAVGLETLLPAALRLYHSGDLDLPTLFRALSLNPAKRLGLSAGRLSVGAPADLVLFDPGAPFVLDRFKLHSKSKNTPFDGARMQGKVLRTFVAGKEVFEA; encoded by the coding sequence ATGACCAAAATACTGTTGACCAATGCGCGCCTCATTGATCCCGAAGCAGGTAATGAAACAGACGGCAGCCTGTTGATCAAAGATGGTGTGATCCAAGCGGTTGGATCTGTTGTTGACACCCCGCCAAAGGGCGCTGTGGTCATTGATTGCGGCGGCAAGGTGCTTGCCCCCGGGATCATTGATATCGGCGTTAAAGTCTGCGAGCCGGGCGAGCGCCATAAGGAATCGTTTAAATCCGCAGGACAAGCAGCGGCCGCCGGCGGCGTGACGACTGTAGTAACTCGTCCCGATACCCTGCCGGCGATTGACACCCCCGAAACGCTTGAATTTACCCGCAGGCGCGCCAATGAAGCCGCGCCAGTGAATGTACTGTCCATGGCGGCGCTGACCAAGGGCCGCGACGGGCGCGAAATGACCGAGATCGGCTTTTTGCTGGATGCTGGCGCAGTGGGCTTTACCGATTGTGACAGGGTGATCACCGATACTAAAGTGCTTGTGCGTGCACTTTCCTATGCGCGCTCGCTTGGGGCTCTGGTGATGGGTCATCCGCAAGATCCGGGGCTGTCAAAGGGCGCTGCGGCTACATCGGGCAAGTTTGCATCCCTGCGCGGATTACCAGCCGTTTCCCCCATGGCTGAGCGCATGGCCATTGACCGCGACATCGCGATGATCGAAATGACCGGCGTGCGCTATCATTTTGATCAGATCACCACTGGCCGCGCGCTGCCTGCACTGCGCCGCGCCAAGGACAACGGGCTTGATGTCACGGCAGGCACCTCGATCCACCACCTGACACTCAATGAATTTGATGTGGCCGACTACCGGACATTTTTTAAAGTCAAACCGCCGCTACGCGCCGAAGAGGATCGGCAATTGATCATAGAAGCAGTGCGCGATGGTGTAATCGACATCATTTGCTCTATGCACACGCCGCAGGATGAAGAAAGCAAGCGGTTGCCTTTTGAAGCGGCCGCCTCGGGTGCGGTGGGGCTTGAAACGCTTTTGCCTGCGGCGCTGCGGCTGTATCATTCCGGCGATCTTGATCTGCCAACCCTGTTTCGGGCGCTATCGCTTAATCCGGCCAAACGGCTTGGCCTTTCGGCAGGGCGGCTATCGGTGGGGGCACCGGCCGATCTTGTGCTGTTTGATCCCGGTGCGCCGTTTGTTCTCGACCGTTTCAAGCTGCATTCAAAGTCGAAAAACACGCCCTTTGACGGGGCGCGGATGCAGGGCAAAGTTCTGCGCACGTTTGTGGCGGGCAAAGAGGTTTTTGAGGCATGA